The Actinocatenispora sera genome has a window encoding:
- a CDS encoding response regulator — protein sequence MTEPVRIVVADDQTAVREGLATMLDLLPDVTVVATAAGGAEAVAAVAAHAPDVVLMDLHMPGMDGVTATRQIAADHPDTRVVVLTTFADDQSILAGLRAGAIGYLTKEAGRDEIARAVHAAAAGQGVLDADVQRRLVAATTAATPPVPAGPALPDGLTPREGEVLALIAAGLTNREIAAELFVSEATVKTHINNLFTKARLRDRAQAVRYAYQHAVVLPDR from the coding sequence ATGACCGAACCGGTGCGCATCGTGGTCGCCGACGATCAGACCGCGGTACGGGAAGGGCTCGCCACCATGCTCGACCTGCTGCCCGACGTGACCGTGGTGGCCACCGCGGCCGGTGGCGCCGAGGCGGTGGCCGCGGTCGCCGCGCACGCTCCCGACGTCGTCCTGATGGACCTGCACATGCCCGGGATGGACGGGGTCACCGCCACCCGGCAGATCGCGGCCGACCACCCGGACACCCGGGTGGTCGTGCTCACCACGTTCGCCGACGACCAGAGCATTCTCGCCGGGCTGCGCGCCGGCGCCATCGGCTACCTGACCAAGGAGGCCGGTCGGGACGAGATCGCCCGCGCGGTGCACGCCGCGGCAGCCGGCCAGGGCGTACTGGACGCCGACGTGCAGCGGCGGCTGGTGGCGGCGACCACCGCGGCGACACCGCCGGTACCGGCCGGGCCGGCGCTGCCCGACGGGCTGACTCCCCGCGAGGGCGAGGTGCTCGCGTTGATCGCCGCCGGGCTGACCAACCGGGAGATCGCCGCCGAGCTGTTCGTCAGCGAGGCGACCGTCAAGACGCACATCAACAACCTGTTCACCAAGGCGCGGTTGCGGGACCGCGCCCAAGCGGTCCGGTACGCCTACCAGCACGCCGTCGTCCTGCCCGACCGCTGA
- a CDS encoding MarR family winged helix-turn-helix transcriptional regulator — MGPPARMPIGLALARSAKIVSRAFDDALAAAGGSLPSWLILISLKTRVHANQRELAAAIGIQGATLTHHLNAMESAGLLLRRRDPANRRVHQVTMTDEGERLFHRLRQAATEFDRQLRTGLDDGDLDALTRTLGTLAGNVATDATDAFPNPTAAH, encoded by the coding sequence ATGGGACCGCCTGCCCGGATGCCGATCGGCCTGGCCCTGGCCCGTTCGGCCAAGATCGTGAGCCGCGCCTTCGACGACGCGCTCGCCGCCGCCGGCGGCAGCCTGCCCAGCTGGTTGATCCTCATCTCGCTGAAGACCCGGGTACACGCCAACCAGCGCGAACTCGCCGCAGCGATCGGCATCCAGGGTGCGACGCTGACCCACCACCTGAACGCGATGGAGTCGGCCGGCCTGCTGCTGCGTCGGCGCGACCCGGCCAACCGCCGGGTGCACCAGGTGACGATGACCGACGAGGGCGAGCGGCTGTTCCACCGGCTGCGGCAGGCCGCCACCGAGTTCGACCGGCAGCTGCGCACCGGTCTCGACGACGGGGACCTCGACGCGCTCACCCGCACGCTCGGCACCCTCGCCGGCAACGTCGCGACCGATGCGACCGACGCCTTCCCGAACCCCACCGCCGCCCACTGA
- a CDS encoding nuclear transport factor 2 family protein — protein sequence MSITDITELGRRWAAAEVQGDTDTLDELAVDDFTLVGPLGFLLDKKQWLDRYRSGQFVTTELDWHDVTVRDYGDSAVAIGIQDQRAAYQGRPSDGKFRVTQILVRPDGRWRLAGIHLSPIAPPPGAPGA from the coding sequence ATGTCCATCACCGACATCACCGAACTCGGCCGGCGCTGGGCCGCGGCAGAGGTGCAGGGCGACACCGACACCCTCGACGAGCTGGCCGTCGACGACTTCACCCTGGTCGGCCCGCTGGGCTTCCTGCTCGACAAGAAGCAGTGGCTCGACCGGTACCGGTCCGGCCAGTTCGTCACCACCGAACTGGACTGGCACGACGTCACCGTCCGCGACTACGGCGACAGCGCCGTCGCGATCGGCATCCAGGACCAGCGCGCCGCGTACCAGGGGCGGCCCAGCGACGGGAAGTTCCGGGTCACCCAGATCCTGGTCCGCCCCGATGGCCGATGGCGCCTCGCCGGCATCCACCTGAGCCCGATCGCTCCCCCGCCCGGCGCTCCCGGCGCCTGA